A genomic region of Pseudobacteriovorax antillogorgiicola contains the following coding sequences:
- a CDS encoding M20/M25/M40 family metallo-hydrolase — translation MGMDPSFSFETQANGRLIWKDAQTQLFVSQQTLRQQDQLISVIKFPSHSNLLDLVPSERILARRTYDFYFDIAAISSSDLRLISSLAPAIHQLGGQCGLIETFPLNRQLTQADNEIAPVYSSLATLDAPLSSLESIDQDRILSHIETLVNLGTRFHTTGTVASETVSSLMTAANTNSLFTIEAYEHDITSQNSVIARLTGTSLPEETIVIGAHLDSINNLNNSDAPGADDDASGVAILVEMIQVINSLNLSFARTIELQAYAAEEVGLWGSGDIADDYVSSGKAVVGAMQIDMTMYGPNGEDPTIFLVETDTSRDLRRSAVNLIKNYLDGAYSFAVLSRGTSDHKSWSDRGVPALFGFESIPGYNPYIHSSLDTSSQFNNYALNLQISKLALLFLHHYAGVNAASSEYASEKESLFSSAGSDIALAISSGIYLAAGTSTDVATVELCQIDEATQSDCSQERLLLEQFLDRGTRRIFYGEQALDLAAGQKWRVWAYDQGDDLLQKRDIVLSDP, via the coding sequence ATGGGAATGGATCCATCCTTTAGTTTCGAGACACAAGCCAATGGCCGCCTGATATGGAAGGACGCACAGACTCAGCTCTTTGTCAGCCAACAAACTCTAAGACAGCAGGATCAATTGATCTCTGTTATCAAGTTCCCGAGTCATAGCAATCTTCTCGACTTGGTACCTTCGGAACGTATTCTCGCTCGCAGGACTTATGACTTCTATTTCGATATCGCTGCCATTAGCTCTTCCGACCTTAGATTGATTTCGAGCTTAGCGCCCGCCATCCATCAATTAGGGGGACAGTGTGGGCTTATCGAAACATTTCCCCTGAACCGCCAACTAACTCAGGCTGACAACGAGATCGCACCGGTTTACAGTTCCCTAGCTACTTTAGACGCACCTCTAAGCAGCCTTGAAAGTATCGATCAAGATCGGATTTTAAGTCATATCGAAACCCTAGTGAACCTAGGCACACGGTTTCATACTACTGGCACTGTGGCCAGTGAAACAGTATCGTCCCTGATGACCGCCGCCAATACCAACAGCCTATTTACCATCGAAGCATACGAACATGACATCACGAGCCAAAACAGTGTTATCGCCAGGCTCACAGGAACCAGTCTCCCTGAGGAAACTATAGTGATCGGTGCTCACCTGGATAGCATCAACAATTTAAATAATAGCGACGCTCCTGGGGCTGACGACGACGCTAGCGGAGTAGCAATACTGGTAGAGATGATTCAGGTTATCAATAGCCTTAACCTTAGCTTTGCAAGGACAATCGAGCTACAAGCCTATGCTGCGGAAGAAGTAGGCCTATGGGGGAGTGGCGATATCGCTGATGACTACGTAAGTTCTGGAAAAGCTGTCGTCGGGGCCATGCAAATCGATATGACTATGTATGGCCCCAATGGTGAAGATCCAACCATCTTTCTTGTTGAAACCGACACCTCCCGAGACCTGCGTCGCAGTGCAGTTAATCTCATCAAAAACTATCTCGATGGAGCATACTCCTTTGCCGTGCTCAGCCGAGGAACCTCAGACCATAAATCGTGGTCTGATCGTGGTGTTCCAGCTCTTTTTGGCTTTGAGTCAATCCCAGGATACAACCCATACATCCATTCGAGTCTAGACACATCATCTCAGTTCAACAACTACGCCCTTAACCTTCAAATTTCAAAGCTTGCCCTCCTTTTCTTACACCACTACGCCGGGGTGAATGCAGCATCAAGCGAGTATGCCAGCGAAAAAGAAAGTCTCTTTTCAAGTGCAGGGAGCGATATCGCATTAGCGATCAGCAGCGGCATCTACCTTGCAGCTGGCACCTCGACGGACGTAGCAACCGTTGAACTTTGCCAAATTGATGAAGCGACTCAATCAGATTGCAGCCAAGAACGACTCCTGCTAGAGCAATTCCTTGATCGTGGCACGCGAAGAATCTTCTATGGTGAGCAGGCACTCGATCTCGCTGCGGGCCAGAAATGGCGAGTATGGGCATACGATCAGGGTGATGATTTACTGCAAAAGCGTGATATTGTTCTTAGCGATCCATAA
- a CDS encoding response regulator transcription factor: MSAKPLIWIIDDQPEFLNNLELAFKIFYEVKSFVTSEALLAEISKPDVQYPQLLVSDLVLENDTLLIHLLEREDMQNFLKRSQILVLSGNPSQEVITRLLELGVIDFISKPANIDELIVKINRAIAKPKQDNGLVSYHSEISTDPTNRIVHCEGRSAEELTGREFQVLTAILRAGEDGLGKKDLIKEVWSGKAIDPSALSVHLTSLRKKIKEIGVNVTYNRSTDTYSIAIADSMKQVS, from the coding sequence ATGTCTGCCAAGCCACTTATCTGGATCATCGACGACCAGCCAGAGTTCCTTAACAATCTAGAGCTTGCCTTTAAGATTTTTTATGAGGTCAAGTCGTTTGTAACCAGCGAAGCTCTCCTAGCAGAGATCAGTAAGCCTGATGTCCAGTATCCACAGCTTCTCGTAAGTGATCTGGTCTTAGAGAATGATACGCTTCTCATTCACCTCCTCGAACGGGAGGATATGCAGAATTTTCTTAAAAGAAGCCAGATACTGGTTCTATCTGGGAATCCCAGTCAGGAGGTGATTACACGCTTACTGGAGCTTGGAGTGATCGACTTCATTAGTAAACCAGCAAATATCGATGAACTGATCGTGAAGATTAATCGAGCGATTGCCAAGCCTAAGCAAGATAATGGGTTGGTCTCCTATCACAGTGAGATATCCACTGACCCTACCAACCGCATTGTTCATTGTGAGGGGCGGTCAGCCGAGGAGCTAACGGGTCGAGAGTTTCAAGTGCTCACTGCAATCTTAAGAGCAGGAGAAGACGGTCTCGGCAAGAAAGATTTGATCAAAGAGGTTTGGTCGGGCAAGGCCATCGATCCCAGTGCCCTATCGGTTCACCTCACATCCCTTCGTAAAAAGATCAAAGAAATCGGAGTGAATGTCACCTATAACCGTTCTACTGACACCTACTCGATCGCGATCGCAGATTCCATGAAACAGGTTTCGTAG
- a CDS encoding sensor histidine kinase produces MKAIDLDHEHQMARAWLSFLALNLCLNASLQYFYGDLVFCGILILFCLACIGISFLKGPLLEFRAYYTWTHVVYLSTGFFSGAWSGAIFFHLMPLIALKLFPVARRRQRNKLAIFGSIALVSHFTFLMGQGATFHIYDIILHFILFLGEIFGLIWVWAKQKSAEIQRLTAKDQRSKSLQVLLGVFCHDLSTPMMAISLICFQKRHSPILSEEEKGAWNEVHHLIERERYLIENIRKVEKIASGVSETMDLNCVFPEDLFEKIEDIFGERLQGKDISFKFLKESEDSDPLGFLADENILIYNIITNLMTNAIKFSDRGGTITLGAYRQGNSVSVYVEDQGVGMSQEHVANLLEGNILRSTQRGTENEKGTGLGIKIVKNFVEVLGGTLAISSRLKGDDPENHGTRFVVSFVEAPAQEATHVA; encoded by the coding sequence ATGAAAGCCATTGACCTTGACCACGAGCATCAAATGGCCAGAGCCTGGCTCTCGTTTTTAGCCTTAAACCTTTGTCTTAATGCTAGCCTTCAGTATTTCTATGGCGACCTGGTTTTTTGTGGGATTCTTATCCTTTTTTGCTTGGCTTGTATTGGTATAAGTTTTTTGAAGGGGCCCTTGTTAGAGTTTCGAGCCTACTATACTTGGACTCATGTGGTCTATCTATCGACAGGTTTTTTTTCTGGGGCTTGGTCGGGTGCTATCTTTTTCCATCTAATGCCCTTGATAGCTCTTAAACTTTTTCCCGTTGCCCGTCGTCGACAAAGGAACAAACTAGCAATTTTCGGCAGTATCGCTCTCGTATCCCATTTTACCTTCTTAATGGGGCAAGGGGCTACCTTTCACATCTATGACATCATCCTACATTTTATTCTTTTTTTGGGAGAGATATTCGGATTGATTTGGGTTTGGGCCAAGCAAAAGAGTGCCGAAATTCAGCGGCTTACTGCCAAAGATCAAAGGTCAAAGTCACTACAGGTCTTGCTTGGAGTTTTCTGTCACGACCTTTCCACACCTATGATGGCTATCAGTCTTATCTGTTTTCAAAAGCGGCATAGCCCGATTCTTTCCGAGGAGGAAAAAGGTGCGTGGAATGAAGTTCATCACTTGATCGAACGAGAACGCTATCTCATAGAGAATATCAGGAAGGTAGAAAAGATCGCGTCTGGAGTTTCGGAAACGATGGATCTCAACTGCGTTTTCCCCGAAGACCTTTTTGAGAAAATCGAGGATATTTTTGGCGAGCGATTGCAAGGCAAGGACATCTCTTTCAAGTTCTTGAAGGAGTCTGAGGATAGCGACCCATTGGGTTTTCTTGCCGATGAAAATATCCTGATCTACAACATCATCACCAATCTCATGACTAATGCCATCAAGTTTTCCGACCGTGGAGGTACAATCACTTTAGGTGCCTACCGGCAAGGGAATTCCGTATCTGTCTATGTAGAGGATCAAGGCGTTGGCATGAGTCAGGAACATGTAGCCAATCTGCTTGAAGGTAACATCCTGCGAAGTACCCAACGAGGAACAGAAAATGAAAAAGGGACCGGCCTTGGGATCAAGATTGTCAAAAACTTTGTGGAAGTCCTAGGCGGAACATTAGCGATATCGTCTCGGCTCAAAGGTGATGACCCTGAAAATCATGGAACTCGGTTTGTCGTGTCATTTGTGGAAGCCCCTGCCCAGGAGGCGACACATGTTGCATAG
- a CDS encoding sensor histidine kinase has product MLHSQSLKELHRQVDLFAQDQRYKSWFCKTVNHVFVNPLAAGVIGIFALVYGALRLSAPNGLPSLIPMGLVFLSLIPPYTKLGRGFIGVLPFSYFSVQRFILMAGFAFDLIYYTPNALSHTITPPLCISLIWSTGLSHSWARAIERNSLETAFFATVYGYTYQFIAMDFGVLALTLFFGLGLSFLLQFGFKLGFYVMHHQDSQASRDPNRVKSLEALIRSLAHSLGGFTMTIDLIAFRNLNSPDLPQELKEEWQDIQRSIQELNAVVRDIRTIQKISAGESEVQKEHVSLHEVFEDLYELFSPRALRKNLSIHSNISSASNSWVWANKQVLVENICSALIAKLIERSREWDNLIINAYNSESESALCLTTEECAPDDSGIKAFLQEDVERPGLENTGGILYLSIVDIFARQVGGHFFVISPQDGSRTFAYVLIFQNINQIELKKLKRQAS; this is encoded by the coding sequence ATGTTGCATAGCCAGTCTCTCAAGGAACTGCATCGACAAGTTGATCTCTTTGCGCAAGATCAACGCTATAAATCCTGGTTTTGCAAGACAGTCAACCATGTTTTCGTGAACCCACTTGCGGCTGGGGTTATTGGAATTTTTGCCTTAGTTTATGGTGCCCTGAGACTCTCTGCGCCCAATGGACTGCCGTCTCTGATACCCATGGGATTAGTATTTCTAAGTTTGATACCGCCCTATACGAAGCTGGGGCGAGGCTTTATCGGAGTGCTGCCCTTCTCATATTTCTCCGTGCAGCGCTTTATCCTCATGGCTGGTTTTGCCTTCGATTTGATCTATTACACACCTAACGCCCTCTCGCATACGATCACGCCACCTTTATGTATTTCACTCATCTGGTCTACGGGGCTTTCTCATAGCTGGGCACGGGCCATCGAGCGAAATAGTTTAGAAACCGCGTTCTTTGCTACGGTTTATGGCTACACCTATCAATTCATAGCAATGGATTTTGGAGTTTTAGCACTAACCTTATTTTTTGGCCTAGGATTGAGCTTTCTCCTGCAATTTGGGTTTAAGCTTGGCTTCTATGTGATGCATCACCAGGACTCGCAAGCGTCTAGAGATCCGAATCGGGTAAAAAGCCTAGAGGCTCTGATCCGTAGCCTAGCCCATAGTCTCGGTGGTTTCACGATGACTATAGATCTGATAGCATTTCGCAACTTGAATTCTCCCGATCTACCTCAGGAACTTAAAGAGGAATGGCAGGATATCCAGCGGAGCATACAGGAGCTGAACGCTGTTGTTCGTGATATCAGAACCATCCAAAAAATAAGTGCCGGCGAAAGTGAGGTTCAGAAGGAGCATGTTTCGCTTCACGAGGTTTTCGAAGATCTTTATGAATTATTCAGCCCCAGAGCCTTGCGTAAAAATCTGAGTATTCACTCGAATATATCGTCTGCAAGTAACTCCTGGGTTTGGGCCAATAAGCAGGTCTTAGTGGAAAACATCTGTTCTGCATTGATTGCGAAGTTGATCGAGAGATCGCGGGAATGGGATAACCTTATTATAAATGCTTACAATAGTGAAAGTGAGTCTGCCCTGTGCTTGACCACTGAAGAGTGTGCTCCCGATGATTCAGGAATCAAGGCCTTCTTACAAGAGGACGTAGAGCGCCCTGGTCTCGAAAACACCGGAGGAATTCTTTATCTATCGATCGTAGATATTTTTGCGAGGCAGGTGGGAGGGCACTTCTTTGTCATCTCTCCCCAAGACGGCAGTCGGACTTTTGCTTATGTTTTGATCTTCCAAAATATAAATCAAATCGAACTGAAGAAACTGAAGCGTCAAGCTTCATGA
- a CDS encoding D-alanine--D-alanine ligase family protein → MEKQNLIVLYGGRSTEHEVSCRSAKFVLDHLDTSKYELTPIAITKDGRWCLQDIETLRSCTEAVLPIDEAGPDFEQLSLHHGANVDKPVVVFPILHGTFGEDGCTQGFLELKSFAYVGPGVLGSALAMDKIIAKKLVELAGVTVVPYVDFHLSDWKVSSAELLATIEKTLRYPLYVKPCNLGSSVGITKVKAPDQLKAAIEEALTFDDKVLVETGIDAREIEFAVLGGQEPKVSGAGEVVAKKDFYTYASKYEDKDSSDILIPAPLASELVKQGQEIVVKVFKALNLYGLARIDLFLDKASNELYFNEANTLPGFTSISQYPLLWKEAGIDGSKLLDELIQLALDRWSRQQALKRSYS, encoded by the coding sequence ATGGAAAAGCAGAATCTCATTGTTCTTTACGGTGGCAGATCCACCGAGCACGAAGTTTCTTGTCGGAGTGCTAAGTTTGTTTTGGACCATTTAGATACGTCAAAATATGAATTAACACCGATCGCGATCACAAAAGATGGGCGGTGGTGCTTGCAGGATATTGAGACCTTACGTAGCTGTACCGAAGCAGTCTTGCCGATCGATGAGGCAGGGCCAGATTTTGAACAGCTTAGTCTCCATCATGGAGCTAATGTAGATAAACCCGTGGTTGTGTTCCCTATACTTCATGGGACCTTCGGCGAAGATGGCTGCACCCAAGGGTTTCTGGAACTAAAATCCTTTGCCTATGTTGGTCCGGGGGTACTAGGCTCAGCCTTAGCCATGGATAAGATTATTGCCAAAAAGCTCGTGGAGCTAGCCGGGGTGACGGTAGTTCCGTACGTAGATTTTCACCTTTCAGACTGGAAGGTTTCATCCGCCGAACTCCTGGCTACCATCGAAAAAACCTTGCGATATCCGCTGTACGTAAAGCCTTGTAATTTGGGTAGCTCAGTTGGTATCACGAAGGTTAAGGCCCCAGACCAGTTGAAAGCTGCTATCGAAGAAGCCTTGACCTTTGATGATAAGGTTCTAGTTGAAACTGGCATTGACGCACGGGAAATCGAGTTCGCGGTACTTGGCGGACAGGAGCCAAAGGTCAGTGGAGCGGGGGAAGTAGTGGCCAAGAAAGACTTCTATACCTACGCTTCAAAGTATGAGGACAAGGATAGTTCTGACATTCTGATTCCTGCTCCTCTAGCGTCCGAGCTGGTCAAACAAGGTCAGGAGATCGTGGTGAAGGTGTTTAAAGCATTGAACCTGTACGGACTGGCGCGGATAGACTTATTCCTTGATAAGGCATCTAACGAGCTTTACTTCAATGAGGCTAATACCTTACCTGGGTTTACTAGCATCTCTCAGTATCCTTTGCTTTGGAAG